A genomic stretch from Candidatus Dormiibacterota bacterium includes:
- a CDS encoding ATPase: TWEDTAGGGTRMTLRNRGEPAGFSRLAAPLMAGAMRRANQKDLELLRSLLERR; this comes from the coding sequence TACGTGGGAGGACACCGCCGGCGGCGGCACCCGCATGACGCTGCGCAACCGCGGCGAGCCCGCCGGCTTCTCGAGGCTCGCCGCCCCCCTCATGGCCGGCGCGATGCGCCGCGCCAACCAGAAGGACCTCGAGCTCCTCAGGTCCCTGCTGGAACGCCGCTGA